A DNA window from Thalassospiraceae bacterium LMO-JJ14 contains the following coding sequences:
- the raiA gene encoding ribosome-associated translation inhibitor RaiA: MEISVSGKHVDVGDAFREYAEDQLTDSVTKYFDQAIDAHVTVSREGSMMHVDISVHPGPRGMVVQGRGEAAEAYPAFDAALARIAKQLRRYKRRLIGDQRRRAANDDVVLAQQYVIQADSGEEEVAVDEQPIIVAEMQTDIATLSVSEAVMHMDLADLPVLMFRNVKTNALSVVYHRKDGNIGWIDPSPSGESD; encoded by the coding sequence ATGGAAATCTCCGTTTCCGGTAAGCATGTTGATGTTGGTGATGCGTTTCGCGAGTACGCTGAAGATCAGCTGACAGATTCAGTCACTAAATATTTCGATCAGGCGATAGATGCGCATGTCACGGTTTCTCGTGAGGGATCGATGATGCATGTGGATATCTCGGTCCACCCCGGACCGCGCGGTATGGTCGTGCAGGGCCGTGGTGAAGCCGCCGAAGCCTATCCGGCATTTGATGCCGCACTTGCGCGGATTGCCAAGCAGCTGCGCCGATACAAACGCCGACTTATCGGTGATCAGCGCCGCCGTGCGGCCAATGACGATGTGGTCCTGGCTCAGCAGTATGTGATTCAGGCGGACAGTGGCGAGGAAGAGGTTGCGGTTGACGAACAACCGATCATCGTCGCTGAAATGCAGACCGATATCGCGACCCTTTCCGTCAGTGAAGCGGTCATGCACATGGATCTGGCAGACCTGCCCGTTTTGATGTTCCGCAACGTCAAAACCAATGCTTTGAGTGTGGTTTACCACAGAAAAGACGGAAATATCGGCTGGATTGATCCATCGCCGAGCGGTGAGTCGGACTAG
- a CDS encoding S9 family peptidase, translating into MTQADIRPPIADKHPHETTWHGHTRTDDYAWLKDENWQRVMHEPDLLHADIRAYLEAENAYTLDWMSDTAALQQKLVAEMRGRIKEDDSTVPAPDGKYAYYVRYVEGGQHPIFCRIPTSGTPGETVLLDGDAEAEGQSYYKIGAFVHASDHRYGAYAEDRNGSEIFRIRFRDLESGNNLADEIGNASGDMEWAEDGKTLFYTVLDDNHRPSKVMRHVLGTPADADVMIYEEPDPGFFVGLSKTESNRFILVDAHDHETSEVYLVDADKPETQPRLIAPRANGVEYSVSDHADRLVILTNADGAEDFKIVTVPIETPGRENWTDLVAHMPGTLIVGCEVFADYLVRLERVAALPRIVIRNWESLQETTIRFEEEAYALGLEGGYEYATQNLRFSYSSPTTPRQVIEFNMASGARALLKQDEVPSGHNPADYVTRRIQAVAADGELVPVTVLHRADCILDGSAPVLLYGYGSYGMTMPASFVTPRLSLVDRGFIYAIAHIRGGMEKGYRWYTDGKRDRKRNTFTDFIAAADALIAQNMARPGGIAIHGGSAGGMLMGACANMAPGLWRAVAADVPFVDVLNTMCDTSLPLTPIEWPEWGNPIEDKTAYDYILSYSPYDNVEAKAYPALLATAGLTDPRVTYWEPAKWVAKLRDLKTDDNPLLLKTNMSAGHAGAAGRFDRLEELAFNYAFILKSFGIMN; encoded by the coding sequence ATGACACAGGCCGACATCCGCCCGCCGATCGCCGACAAACATCCTCACGAGACCACCTGGCACGGCCACACACGGACCGATGATTATGCATGGCTTAAGGATGAGAACTGGCAACGGGTGATGCACGAACCGGACCTGCTGCACGCCGATATCCGTGCTTATCTGGAAGCTGAGAACGCCTACACGCTGGATTGGATGTCCGACACGGCAGCACTTCAACAAAAGCTGGTCGCCGAGATGCGCGGCCGCATCAAGGAAGACGACTCGACAGTCCCCGCTCCAGACGGCAAGTACGCCTATTATGTCCGCTACGTCGAAGGCGGGCAGCATCCGATATTCTGCCGTATCCCGACGTCCGGCACGCCCGGCGAAACGGTCCTGCTCGACGGCGACGCCGAAGCCGAAGGGCAAAGCTATTATAAAATCGGCGCATTCGTACACGCCTCCGATCACCGTTACGGGGCTTATGCAGAGGACCGGAACGGATCTGAAATTTTCCGCATTCGATTCCGCGATCTCGAAAGCGGCAACAACCTTGCAGATGAAATCGGCAACGCCAGCGGCGACATGGAATGGGCGGAAGACGGCAAAACGCTTTTCTATACCGTGCTCGACGACAATCATCGCCCATCGAAAGTCATGCGCCATGTTCTCGGAACGCCCGCCGATGCGGATGTGATGATTTATGAAGAACCCGATCCAGGTTTTTTCGTCGGTCTTTCCAAGACCGAGAGCAACCGCTTCATTCTGGTCGATGCCCACGATCATGAAACGTCGGAAGTTTATCTTGTCGATGCCGATAAGCCGGAAACCCAGCCCCGGCTGATTGCGCCCCGTGCGAACGGTGTGGAATACAGCGTTTCCGATCATGCCGACCGGCTGGTCATTCTGACCAATGCCGATGGCGCCGAGGATTTCAAGATCGTCACCGTCCCGATCGAAACCCCCGGGCGTGAAAACTGGACCGATCTCGTCGCTCACATGCCGGGAACGCTGATCGTCGGCTGCGAAGTGTTTGCCGATTATCTTGTCCGGCTGGAACGTGTCGCGGCACTGCCCCGGATCGTCATCCGCAATTGGGAGAGTCTGCAGGAAACGACCATCCGCTTCGAGGAAGAGGCTTATGCCCTGGGTCTCGAAGGCGGGTATGAATACGCAACGCAGAACCTGCGCTTTTCATATTCATCGCCGACCACGCCACGTCAGGTCATTGAATTCAACATGGCGAGCGGCGCACGTGCATTGCTGAAACAGGACGAGGTCCCGTCCGGCCACAACCCGGCGGATTACGTAACCCGCCGCATTCAGGCCGTTGCCGCTGATGGTGAGTTGGTCCCCGTCACGGTCTTGCACCGCGCCGATTGCATTCTGGACGGCAGTGCGCCGGTTTTACTATACGGTTACGGCAGCTACGGTATGACCATGCCGGCATCGTTCGTGACGCCACGTCTGAGCCTTGTCGACCGGGGCTTCATCTATGCCATCGCCCATATCCGGGGTGGCATGGAGAAGGGCTATCGCTGGTATACGGACGGCAAGCGTGACAGGAAACGCAACACGTTCACCGATTTCATTGCCGCGGCCGACGCGTTGATCGCGCAAAACATGGCACGTCCGGGTGGTATCGCGATCCACGGCGGATCGGCAGGCGGCATGTTGATGGGTGCCTGCGCCAACATGGCGCCCGGTCTTTGGCGTGCCGTGGCCGCGGATGTCCCTTTTGTCGATGTCCTGAATACCATGTGCGACACGTCGCTGCCGCTGACGCCGATCGAATGGCCGGAATGGGGCAACCCCATCGAAGACAAGACGGCGTACGACTACATCCTCAGTTACTCGCCTTATGACAATGTCGAGGCCAAGGCTTATCCCGCGCTATTGGCGACGGCAGGCCTGACCGATCCGCGCGTCACGTACTGGGAGCCGGCGAAGTGGGTGGCGAAACTGCGCGACCTGAAGACCGACGACAATCCGCTGTTACTCAAGACAAATATGAGCGCCGGGCATGCCGGCGCCGCCGGCCGTTTCGACAGACTGGAAGAACTCGCGTTCAATTACGCGTTCATCCTGAAATCGTTCGGGATCATGAATTAA
- a CDS encoding LptA/OstA family protein, with amino-acid sequence MKAPMKRSFYRNGSGRENHGRRRTMPLMDFACVIVCMTALLNTPDALAQSLSLGGVAGDQPIEVYAQDGIEWQQDGNLFVARGDARAVRGEVEVLSDELRAHYRETASGQSEVWRLDALGNVRIVSNSETAYGDRAIYNADQKVLVVDGKSPRLVSGQDTLSASQQLEYWELKKYAVARGDAVASRDKKKVFADVLVAHLRPDDKGNTRVYRVDAYDNVRIRTERETATGDRGVYNVESGIATLTGRVRLVRDDNVLRGCRAQVNLNTGISQLFACSSDQGTGRVQGSFIPKNRSNN; translated from the coding sequence ATGAAAGCACCCATGAAGCGCAGCTTTTACAGAAACGGATCCGGTCGTGAAAATCACGGGCGTCGACGCACCATGCCGCTGATGGATTTTGCATGCGTTATCGTTTGTATGACCGCCCTGCTAAATACCCCTGATGCGCTTGCCCAAAGCCTGAGCCTGGGAGGTGTCGCCGGGGATCAACCGATTGAGGTGTATGCCCAGGACGGCATCGAATGGCAACAGGACGGCAATCTTTTTGTGGCCCGTGGCGATGCCCGGGCTGTGCGCGGTGAAGTGGAAGTGCTAAGCGACGAGTTGCGCGCGCATTACCGCGAGACCGCATCCGGTCAATCCGAGGTCTGGCGCCTCGATGCGCTCGGTAACGTCCGTATCGTGTCGAACAGCGAAACCGCTTACGGTGACCGGGCCATCTATAATGCCGATCAGAAGGTTCTGGTCGTCGATGGCAAGAGCCCCCGGCTTGTGTCCGGTCAGGACACGCTCAGTGCGTCACAGCAGCTTGAGTACTGGGAGTTGAAGAAATACGCCGTGGCGCGCGGAGATGCAGTGGCGTCGCGTGACAAGAAGAAGGTCTTCGCCGACGTTCTGGTGGCTCATCTTCGACCCGATGATAAAGGGAATACCCGCGTCTACCGGGTTGATGCTTACGACAATGTCCGTATCCGCACCGAGCGTGAAACAGCGACGGGAGACCGTGGCGTTTATAATGTGGAAAGTGGTATCGCAACCCTGACCGGTCGGGTTAGACTGGTGCGTGACGATAATGTACTGCGGGGCTGTCGCGCCCAGGTCAATCTCAACACGGGCATCAGCCAGCTGTTTGCCTGCTCGAGCGATCAAGGAACAGGACGTGTTCAGGGGAGTTTCATCCCCAAAAACCGCAGCAACAACTGA
- a CDS encoding SlyX family protein: MSNDTEQRLTALEMTVTHHEQTIHELSDVITEQWTQIEKLKLELGRLDETKADIEPEEDATRRPPHY, from the coding sequence ATGAGCAACGATACGGAACAAAGACTGACCGCCCTCGAGATGACGGTGACGCATCACGAGCAGACGATCCACGAACTCAGCGACGTCATTACCGAACAGTGGACGCAGATTGAAAAGCTGAAACTTGAACTTGGCCGGCTTGACGAAACCAAGGCCGATATCGAGCCCGAGGAAGATGCAACGCGCCGCCCTCCACATTACTGA
- the rpoN gene encoding RNA polymerase factor sigma-54 — MVMSPRLEQRLGQSLVMTPQLQQAIKLLQLSNLELSEFVESELETNPLLERDEAAPADTPERENDSDGDFEDAPGLDDLNLGEPAESEMTTVGELDADLGGAFEDGLVTVGEYSSLPESGGYDPDLPGLEETLAETQTLRGYLDQQLGMAHLSAEDTLIAAYLIDQVEDSGYLGAPLEEAAEVLGAPFADIERVLAVLQGFEPTGVFARDLAECLALQLKEKDRFDPAMQTFVENLDLVAAREFSKLANLCGVDAEDITDMLAELRELDPKPGLSFAVQTAEPIIPDVIMVRHPKGGWMVELNSETLPRVLVNSTYHARVQKTPMSKEDRKYLAEQFQSANWLVRALHQRATTILKVSSEIVRRQDAFFKKGIAHLKPMVLRDVADEIEMHESTVSRVTSNKYIVTPRGIFELKYFFSSSIGATDGGDAHSAESVRYRIKELIDAEDPKKILSDDKLVKLLVADGYDIARRTVAKYRESLKIGSSVERRRQKAPPK; from the coding sequence ATGGTGATGTCGCCTCGCCTTGAACAGCGGCTAGGCCAGTCGCTGGTCATGACGCCGCAATTGCAGCAGGCCATCAAGCTGCTGCAACTTTCCAATCTGGAACTCTCTGAGTTTGTCGAAAGCGAGTTGGAGACAAATCCGCTATTGGAGCGCGATGAAGCCGCGCCGGCGGATACGCCTGAGCGTGAAAATGACAGCGATGGCGATTTCGAGGATGCGCCTGGCCTGGATGATCTGAATCTCGGCGAGCCGGCTGAAAGTGAAATGACGACGGTCGGTGAACTGGATGCCGACTTGGGTGGCGCCTTTGAAGACGGGCTGGTTACGGTCGGAGAGTATTCCAGTCTTCCCGAATCCGGTGGCTATGATCCTGATCTGCCGGGCCTGGAGGAAACCCTGGCCGAGACCCAGACGCTTCGCGGCTATCTCGACCAGCAACTGGGAATGGCGCACTTGTCCGCCGAGGATACACTGATCGCGGCTTACTTGATCGATCAGGTCGAAGACAGCGGATACCTGGGAGCGCCGCTTGAAGAGGCCGCGGAAGTGCTGGGTGCCCCGTTTGCAGACATTGAAAGGGTGCTGGCTGTTTTGCAGGGCTTCGAGCCGACAGGCGTGTTCGCTCGCGATCTTGCGGAATGCCTTGCGCTACAACTTAAGGAGAAGGACCGCTTCGATCCGGCGATGCAGACGTTCGTTGAAAACCTCGATCTTGTTGCTGCCAGGGAATTCTCAAAACTGGCAAACCTGTGCGGCGTCGATGCCGAGGACATCACCGACATGCTCGCCGAGCTTCGTGAGCTTGATCCGAAGCCCGGTCTGTCGTTCGCCGTGCAGACGGCGGAACCGATCATTCCTGACGTGATCATGGTCCGGCATCCGAAAGGCGGCTGGATGGTCGAACTGAATTCGGAAACCCTGCCGCGTGTTCTGGTGAATTCCACCTATCATGCCCGGGTCCAGAAAACACCGATGAGCAAGGAAGACCGCAAGTATCTGGCGGAACAGTTTCAGTCCGCGAACTGGCTGGTGCGGGCCCTGCATCAGCGCGCCACGACGATTCTCAAGGTATCTTCGGAAATCGTGCGCCGTCAGGATGCTTTCTTCAAAAAAGGCATCGCACACCTGAAACCGATGGTATTGCGCGACGTCGCCGATGAAATCGAAATGCACGAAAGCACCGTCAGTCGTGTGACGTCGAACAAGTACATCGTCACGCCGCGCGGCATTTTCGAGCTCAAGTATTTTTTCTCGTCCTCGATCGGCGCTACCGATGGCGGCGATGCGCATTCCGCCGAATCGGTGCGCTATCGCATCAAGGAATTGATCGATGCGGAGGATCCGAAAAAGATTCTTTCCGATGATAAACTGGTTAAGCTGCTGGTTGCCGACGGCTATGACATCGCCCGGCGCACGGTGGCTAAGTACCGGGAATCCCTCAAAATAGGCTCATCCGTTGAACGGCGCCGGCAAAAAGCACCGCCAAAGTGA
- a CDS encoding Hsp20 family protein has product MTIFNNPHLLGFDHIERILDRAAKASGEGYPPYNIEQTGEHDIRITLAVAGFTMDDLSVATEDNQLVIRGKQVDDTAERIFIHRGIAARQFQRSFVLAEGIDVTGATLDNGLLHVDLHREVPEPEVKTIKIESAKGGSQTIDMEPDN; this is encoded by the coding sequence ATGACGATTTTTAACAATCCGCACCTGCTCGGGTTCGACCATATCGAGAGGATTCTCGATCGTGCCGCCAAGGCGTCCGGCGAGGGGTACCCCCCTTATAATATCGAACAGACGGGTGAACACGATATCCGCATAACGCTGGCGGTTGCCGGTTTTACCATGGACGACCTGTCGGTCGCCACGGAGGACAATCAACTCGTCATCCGCGGCAAACAGGTTGATGACACAGCCGAGCGCATCTTTATCCACCGGGGCATTGCCGCGCGGCAGTTTCAACGTTCGTTTGTTCTGGCGGAAGGAATCGATGTCACCGGCGCCACGCTCGACAACGGCTTGCTGCATGTCGACCTGCACCGCGAAGTGCCCGAGCCTGAAGTCAAAACCATCAAGATTGAAAGCGCCAAGGGCGGGTCTCAGACCATCGACATGGAGCCTGACAATTAA
- a CDS encoding alkaline phosphatase family protein: protein MSNKVILVVVDGLKYETALGHCGFLEGQVESGKARRWRMRASLPSMSAPCYESLHTGLDPAHHGITANSVLRPSSVDNIFSLATAAGKTTAAVAYSWFSVLYNSAPYDPVRDLETDDTSKPIQHGRFYDDTSRTDFHLAIPSDNDLCAQVDRMIVRHAPDYLLFHTLSCDSVGHVFGGNSWQYQRSATVVDSMLAKHVGGWRDAGYRVLVTADHGFTDCGYHGGTNDEVRDVAFYDIGHAAPGKCDDVVSQRAVAPTVLTLMGLDVPAQMTEAPLV from the coding sequence ATGTCGAACAAGGTCATTCTGGTCGTCGTCGACGGCCTCAAATATGAAACAGCTCTGGGCCACTGCGGTTTCCTGGAAGGTCAGGTTGAATCCGGCAAGGCGCGGCGCTGGCGTATGCGCGCCTCGCTGCCGAGCATGTCGGCACCATGTTACGAAAGCCTGCATACCGGACTGGACCCGGCGCACCACGGGATCACGGCGAACAGCGTTCTGCGGCCGTCCAGCGTCGACAATATATTTTCGCTGGCAACGGCAGCGGGGAAAACGACCGCGGCTGTGGCGTACAGCTGGTTTTCGGTTCTGTATAACTCGGCCCCCTATGACCCGGTACGCGATCTTGAAACGGACGATACGTCAAAGCCGATCCAGCATGGTCGTTTTTACGACGATACGAGCCGCACCGATTTTCATCTGGCAATACCGTCGGATAATGATCTGTGTGCGCAGGTCGATCGCATGATCGTGCGACATGCGCCGGATTACCTGCTGTTTCATACCCTGAGCTGCGACAGCGTCGGCCATGTGTTCGGCGGCAATTCATGGCAATATCAGCGTTCGGCGACGGTCGTCGACAGCATGCTGGCAAAGCATGTCGGCGGATGGCGCGATGCCGGTTACCGAGTCCTGGTGACGGCCGATCATGGCTTTACCGACTGCGGTTATCATGGCGGCACCAATGACGAAGTGCGCGATGTCGCGTTTTATGATATCGGCCACGCCGCCCCCGGAAAGTGCGATGATGTTGTCTCGCAACGTGCCGTGGCGCCGACGGTCCTGACACTGATGGGACTGGATGTCCCGGCGCAAATGACGGAAGCGCCCTTGGTATGA
- a CDS encoding acetoin utilization protein AcuC — protein sequence MTGAYFIGSEIYRDSTYGRGHPLAIPRVSLAIDLIRTLDWFRDSAYVDSPRADAAYLERFHTPEYVAAVMQAEREQDAPPAVRARHNIGINGNPIFPEMFRRPATAAGGGAKAAELAANGGRIFNLGGGQHHGRPDRASGFCYFNEPALTIGALLERGIERVFYLDLDAHHGDGVQDAFHDDPRVFTLSIHEAGRWPMDRRNADPAGPGGVKDRAGGMARNIPVPADLNDDELEAIIEGAVLPLIQTHEPEAVFVQCGVDALADDPQSRLAVSNTALWRALASVRDMAPRVIASGGGGYNPFSVARGWAGIWGVLAGLDVPDRLPPAAEKLLREVTWRHRRAADAPERWFTTLADPANHGPIREEIRALIRSVTA from the coding sequence ATGACAGGCGCATACTTCATCGGCAGCGAGATATATCGTGACAGCACATACGGGCGCGGCCATCCACTGGCGATCCCGCGCGTATCTTTAGCCATCGATCTGATCCGGACGCTGGATTGGTTCAGGGACAGTGCTTACGTAGATAGTCCGCGTGCCGATGCGGCTTATCTTGAACGTTTTCATACGCCCGAATACGTCGCAGCTGTTATGCAGGCCGAACGTGAACAGGATGCCCCACCGGCTGTTCGAGCGCGACACAACATCGGCATCAACGGCAACCCGATTTTCCCCGAGATGTTCCGCCGCCCGGCGACCGCCGCCGGCGGCGGTGCCAAAGCAGCCGAGCTAGCCGCAAACGGCGGAAGAATTTTCAATCTGGGTGGCGGTCAGCATCACGGCAGGCCGGACCGGGCCAGCGGATTTTGTTATTTCAACGAACCGGCGCTGACGATTGGGGCGTTGCTGGAGCGCGGGATCGAGCGTGTCTTTTATCTCGATCTCGATGCGCATCATGGTGACGGTGTGCAGGACGCTTTTCACGATGATCCCCGCGTCTTCACCCTGTCCATCCACGAAGCCGGACGCTGGCCCATGGATCGGCGCAATGCCGATCCGGCCGGACCGGGCGGCGTCAAGGACCGGGCCGGTGGCATGGCCCGCAATATTCCGGTACCGGCGGACCTCAACGATGACGAACTGGAAGCCATAATAGAAGGTGCCGTGCTGCCGTTGATCCAGACGCACGAACCGGAAGCGGTCTTCGTGCAATGCGGCGTCGATGCACTGGCCGACGACCCGCAAAGCCGCCTGGCTGTTTCAAACACCGCGCTTTGGCGCGCCCTGGCATCGGTCAGAGACATGGCCCCCCGTGTCATCGCATCCGGGGGCGGCGGCTATAATCCGTTCAGCGTTGCGCGTGGCTGGGCCGGCATATGGGGTGTACTGGCAGGACTGGATGTGCCGGACAGGCTGCCGCCTGCGGCCGAAAAATTGCTGCGAGAAGTGACCTGGCGCCACCGGCGCGCCGCCGATGCGCCGGAACGCTGGTTCACAACGTTGGCCGACCCCGCCAATCACGGGCCGATCCGCGAGGAAATCCGCGCACTGATCCGGTCCGTCACTGCGTAA
- the lptB gene encoding LPS export ABC transporter ATP-binding protein, producing MHKRKKPRLIAESERGLYALNIGKRFKKRPVVRSVSLEVHRGEVVGLLGPNGAGKTTCFYMITGLIQPDMGNIVLDGNDITDLPMYRRARLGIGYLPQEASIFRGLSVESNIRAVLEVVEKSRERREAILDALLAEFSITHLRRAPALALSGGERRRVEIARALASNPHFVLLDEPFAGIDPIAVGDIRELVAHLKDRGIGVLITDHNVRETLDVIDRAYIIHDGMMLMEGVPSDIVGNADVRRVYLGDRFSL from the coding sequence ATGCATAAGCGCAAGAAACCCCGTCTGATCGCAGAGAGTGAACGCGGTCTTTATGCCCTCAATATTGGCAAGCGCTTCAAGAAGCGCCCGGTCGTCCGCAGTGTCAGCCTTGAGGTCCATCGCGGTGAGGTCGTCGGTCTTCTGGGCCCCAACGGTGCCGGCAAGACAACCTGCTTTTACATGATTACCGGCCTGATTCAGCCCGACATGGGCAATATTGTACTCGACGGCAACGACATCACGGACTTGCCCATGTATCGGCGTGCCCGGCTGGGCATCGGGTATCTGCCGCAGGAAGCATCCATTTTCCGGGGCCTCAGCGTTGAGAGCAATATCCGCGCCGTGCTTGAAGTGGTGGAAAAAAGCCGTGAACGTCGCGAAGCGATCCTGGATGCGTTGCTGGCGGAATTCTCGATTACTCACTTGCGCCGGGCGCCTGCCCTCGCCCTTTCGGGCGGTGAGCGACGCCGTGTCGAAATCGCCCGCGCGCTCGCATCCAACCCGCATTTTGTACTGCTCGACGAGCCCTTCGCCGGTATCGACCCGATAGCTGTCGGCGATATCCGCGAACTTGTAGCGCATCTCAAGGATCGCGGTATTGGGGTTTTGATTACCGATCACAATGTTCGCGAAACACTGGATGTGATCGACCGGGCCTATATCATTCATGATGGGATGATGCTGATGGAAGGGGTGCCATCGGATATCGTCGGCAATGCGGACGTGCGGCGCGTCTATCTGGGTGACCGCTTCTCTCTTTGA
- a CDS encoding DSD1 family PLP-dependent enzyme, whose protein sequence is MMQPPPAEIGDDMQDVDTPALMIDLDAFEANISALAKTVSDFGVRLRAHSKTHKCPEIARRQIAAGAVGICCQKVGEAEAMVAGGIEDVLVTNQIWGERKLARLAALADRARISVLADDAGNIRDLAQAARDAEVTLHVYVEIDVGAGRCGVDPGLPAVELARLVNEEDGLHFAGLQAYHGSAQHIRTANERGAAIGAACDKVRETLAAMQAAGIEVPIVTGAGTGSFRFEAASGLYQEMQCGSYIFMDADYAQNMDQRGDPFTEFRHSLYVLVTVMSATKPGRAVVDAGHKALGNDQGMPWVADIPGARYQGPSDDHGTLVLDDAARDVMLGEKIRLIPGHCDPTVNLYDWFVVIQGGRVVDLWEISGRGAIR, encoded by the coding sequence ATGATGCAACCGCCCCCCGCCGAAATCGGCGACGACATGCAGGATGTCGATACCCCGGCCTTGATGATCGACCTCGACGCGTTCGAGGCGAATATATCGGCGCTCGCGAAAACCGTCAGTGATTTCGGTGTGCGGCTGCGGGCCCATTCGAAAACCCACAAGTGCCCGGAAATCGCCCGGCGGCAGATTGCCGCCGGTGCGGTCGGTATTTGCTGCCAGAAAGTGGGCGAGGCCGAAGCTATGGTCGCGGGTGGTATTGAGGACGTTCTGGTGACCAACCAGATCTGGGGCGAACGCAAGCTGGCCCGGCTGGCGGCGCTGGCGGACAGAGCACGCATCAGTGTTCTTGCCGACGATGCGGGAAATATCCGCGATCTCGCACAGGCGGCACGTGACGCCGAGGTGACGCTGCATGTTTATGTCGAGATCGATGTCGGCGCCGGTCGTTGTGGTGTCGATCCGGGCTTGCCGGCTGTTGAGCTGGCCCGTCTCGTGAATGAAGAGGATGGTCTTCATTTCGCCGGTCTGCAGGCGTATCACGGTTCAGCCCAGCACATCAGGACCGCTAACGAGCGGGGGGCGGCCATTGGTGCTGCCTGTGACAAGGTGCGCGAAACACTGGCGGCGATGCAGGCCGCCGGGATAGAGGTGCCGATCGTGACCGGCGCCGGCACCGGCAGCTTCCGCTTTGAAGCGGCCAGCGGCTTGTATCAGGAAATGCAATGCGGCTCTTATATTTTCATGGACGCGGACTATGCACAGAACATGGACCAGCGTGGCGATCCGTTTACGGAATTCCGCCACAGCCTTTATGTGCTGGTGACCGTCATGAGTGCGACCAAGCCCGGACGCGCCGTCGTCGATGCCGGCCACAAGGCGCTCGGCAACGATCAGGGGATGCCATGGGTCGCGGACATTCCCGGCGCGCGATATCAGGGCCCTTCGGACGATCACGGCACACTTGTTCTCGATGATGCCGCCAGGGACGTCATGTTGGGGGAGAAAATCCGCCTTATCCCGGGTCACTGCGATCCGACCGTGAATTTATATGACTGGTTCGTGGTGATTCAGGGCGGCCGAGTCGTCGATCTGTGGGAAATCAGCGGGCGCGGGGCGATCCGCTAG
- the ptsN gene encoding PTS IIA-like nitrogen regulatory protein PtsN, with amino-acid sequence MELSDLLDSDSIVANLRATSKKQALQELARKAADVTGLDERKVFGVLMDRERLGTTGVGSGIAIPHGKLADLDRLHGIFARLEKPVDFQSIDDRPVDLIFVLLAPEEAGADHLKALARVSRLLRDHNICDKLRATGEGDALFAIMTESQETRAA; translated from the coding sequence ATGGAACTCAGTGATCTCCTAGACAGCGATAGCATCGTTGCCAATCTTCGCGCGACCAGCAAAAAGCAGGCGCTGCAGGAATTGGCGCGCAAGGCAGCTGACGTGACCGGTCTCGATGAACGCAAGGTTTTCGGTGTGCTGATGGACCGCGAACGGTTAGGGACCACCGGCGTTGGATCAGGAATCGCGATCCCGCACGGCAAGTTGGCCGATCTTGATCGCCTGCACGGCATTTTTGCGCGGCTTGAAAAGCCGGTCGATTTTCAGTCCATAGACGACCGTCCGGTCGATCTGATTTTCGTGCTTCTGGCACCGGAAGAAGCGGGCGCCGATCACCTGAAAGCGCTGGCGCGTGTCTCCAGGCTGCTGCGTGATCACAATATCTGCGACAAATTGCGCGCGACCGGTGAAGGCGATGCGCTTTTCGCCATCATGACGGAGTCTCAGGAGACCCGTGCAGCCTGA